The following is a genomic window from Hyalangium gracile.
GTCGCCGCTGCAGTATCAGAAGACCCTGCGTCTGCTCGAGGCGCGGCGGATGCTGGTGGCGGGCGCGGCCTCGGTCACGACCGCCGCCTACGAGGTCGGCTACGAGAGCCCCACCCAGTTCAGCCGGGAGTATGCGCGCAAGTTCGGTCGGCCGCCCAGCCAGGACCTGGTGAACAGCCGCGGCTCCCGAGCGTGACCGCCACCTGCCGCGCCGGATGCGGCGGCGCGCACATCGAGCGGCTCGCCACTCCCCGTCACGCCGCCATCACGCCCCCGTGGGAGAACACGCGCGCTCGGCCGCTGGAGCAACGACAACGCGTATTCACGAAGACAAGGGGCTACAACATCATGAAGAAGATTCAGTGGGGGAGAGCCGTGGAGGTGCTGCTGGCGGCGCAGGTGCTGGCGGTGAGCTGCGGGCCCGCGCAGGAGCTCCACGAGCCGCCGGCCCTCGCCAGTCAGAGCCAGGAGATCCGGATTGCCAACGGGCTGTCCACGAACGGGCTGTCCACGAATGGGCTGTCCACGAACGGGCTGTCCACGAACGGGCTGTCCACGAACGGGCTGTCCACGAACGGAGTGAGCACGGCGGCTTTCGCGACGTGGTTCCAGAACGACCGGCCGCTGAACGACACGCTGATGCGCTACGTGGTGCTCTGTGGCGTGGAGAGTGGCCAGAGCGTCACCTACACGGACCCGGTCACGTCGCAGGTCTACACCTGGGACGGGCTGCTGGGCCTGACGCCGGGGTGGGCGGGGGGCGAGACGGCCACGGAGGCGGAGCAGCAGGTGTTGACGGCGTGCCTGGCGGCGCACGTGAACAAGTACGGGATGAGCGTTCCCATGTCCGTGCTGGGGCGGAACGCGGAGGAGGAGGAGCTGGAGTACACCCAGGAGGAGCTGGAGACGTACTCACGGACCGAGGGGTGCTTCTTCGGCAACATCTTCAGGGGCGAGGGCCTCTACGTGGGGAGGGATGGGAGCAGCCTGCCGGCGGCGGAGAGCTCGGTGCGCGCCTGCGCCCTGATGTCCAGCGCCATCCGATCCGAGTGCGAGCCGGTGATGTACGTCGGAGCGTGCGACAGCGTGTGCACGCGAGTGGGCACCCAGCCGTACTACACGAGCTGCACGCTGTACGGACGCCAGTACCTGCCCATCACCACGAGGGTGGGGCCCGAGGTGCTGTACGTGTGCGGGGATGGGGTGTGCCAGCTCAGCGAGCAGTGCGGCAGTGGGACGACGCGTGACAGCTGCGCGGCGGACTGCGGCCCCTGCCCTTGAAGCGTGACCAGCTGACCGAGAGCGTCCCTTTCCCAGGACCCACCTATCCGGTAGGGTGCGCTGGCGAGCAAGCTCGCCCAGCACCTGGAGAGGCCTGATGACGACTTTGGAGCCGGTCACCCGAAGGCGGGCGTCTTCGCGCTCAAGGTGGCGCTGCAGGCGGAGGACGCTCGCTTCACGCGCGAGGTGGCGCTGCTCCAGCGCCTGATGCCGAGGGAGGTGGCCACGGTCGCTGCCGCCTCCTCCCGTGGTGGGATGCGAATGGGCTTCTCGCGATGGAGGCGTCGGGAATCGAACGCACGCCATGGCTCGCGGCGACTGACGCGCGGGCGTGGGGCTCAGGGCTGGAAGTAGCCGTCCGAGAGAGTCCTCAAGAAGGCGACGATGGCGGATTCCTCCTCGGGAGTGAGGCCCAGGTCGCCCATCTCGGTGGTGTTCAGGTTCAGCCCCACCTCCGGCGGTGGCCAGCAGTCCACGCCGGGCGTGCCGGAGGTCGCGCTCAGGCACACCGGCAGCACATCGCGCGTGTTGTAGAAGTGGACGATTGACTCGAGGCTCTTGAAGTACCCGTTGTGCCCGTAGGCCTTGATGAATCCCGGGTAGGGACGCTTGTCCACGTTGCGCAGGGTGGGCACCTTCACCTTGCCCAGGTTCTCGCGCGCGTACGGCCCCCACTCCTCGCGCGTCTGCAGGAACTCGCCCAGGCCATAGTCCACCCAGAAGGGCCCGAGCGGGTTGAACTCGGACTGCCAGTACCAGGGGTTGAGCAGGTTCCGGGGCACGCCCAGGTTCTCGTAGGTGAAGTCGGTGAAGAGTGGAGGCTCACCGTCGGGGCCTGGCTGGCTCGTGTGGCACTGGCCGCAGCGGCCCTTGTTCTCGAAGAGCTCCAGGCCCAGGAGCTCCTTGGGCGTGAGCTCGGCCCTCCCGGCCAGCCACGCGTCGTACTTGGAGGTGAAGGCATTGACCTCTGGCGAGGCCTCGTAGGCCGCGATGGCCAGGGCGATGGCGTCATAGGCTTCCTCCACGTCCTGGCAGATGTCGTGGCCATAGAGGGAGCGGAAGAGCTTCACGTACGGGCCGTGGCAGACCTTGGCCACCACCACGGCCGCGCTCGGGTTGTTCTGCTCCACCGGGTTGAGGAAAGGGCCCTGGGCTTGATCCGCGGCGGGGTTGCCCAGCCGCTCCCCGGTGGCGCGCCCATCCCAGAAGTTGCCGCCCACGAAGTGGACCTGCCCCTCGGAGTCCTCGAGGTGGAAGACGGGCGAAGGGGTGGCATAGGCGGACGCGGGCGGCTTGCGGTTGCCGAAGCGCCCCGGCACGGCACCCTCGTAGACGCCGCCGGTGGCGTTGACGAATTGATCCGGTCCCGTCCATCCCACGGAGGGCCCGTGACAGACGGCGCAGGGTTGGCCTCTGGGCTCCGAGAGCCGGCTGTCGAAGAAGAGGAGTTTGCCGAGCCGCTCCACGGGCGTCAGCCTCGGCTGGTTCGCGGAGCTCTCATCGAGCGCCAGCGTGGCATCGAAGATGGCTTGCGCCTCTTCGTCCGGTGAGCGCTCGAGGGCCGGTGAGGCTGCGGTGGGTGGGGACGCGGGCTCCGGCGGCGGAGCCGTATCTGGCGTGGGCCGCGCGTCGCAGGCCAGCAGCCCGCATGTGACGAGCGAGAGAAGCAATAGACGTCGCATCGGTGCCTCTTGGGAGGAATGGGGACGGATAGGGTGTCTCCCTGGCCACGAGCCCACCATCGCCCCGGGGAAAGAGTGGCGTGTTGACCACCGGGCGCCATGGCACTCTCCGCTGCCGCTCGCACTCGAGGGGCTCGGCGCTGGCGCGCTCACGCTTCTCCGCGGAAGAACCCCTTCTTCGCCTGCTCCGTGGTGACGACGTACAGGCCGGTGATCGCGAGCACCACCAGGAGCAGGGTGCCAGGGGGATGCACGAAGCCGAGCTCTCCCGCGAACGGGAGGAACGGGAGCAAGAGCGTGAGCGCGGCGACGGCCACCGTGGAGACGAGCAGGAGGGTGCCAGGGCGGCTGCGGTAGAAGGGGCGGCGCGTCCGCACGACCAGCGCAATCACCAGCTCCGTGAGCAGCGACTCGATGAACCAGCCCGTGCGGAACAGCTCGGGGCTGGCATGGAACACCCACAGGAGCGCCCAGAACGTCAGGAAGTCGAACAGGGAGCTCAGCAGCCCGAAGGACACCATGAACCGCCCGATCAGGCGCATGTTCCAGCGGCGGGGCTTGTCCATCATCTCGGGATCGACGCTGTCACCGGCCAGCCCCACGGCGGGGACATCGGAGAGGAAGTTGTTGAGGAGGATCTGCCCGGCCAGCAGCGGGAAGAAGGGCAGGAACAGCGAGGCGATGGCCATGCTGACCATGTTCCCCAGGTTCGCGCTCGTCGTGGTCAGGATGTACTTGAGCGTGTTGGCGAACGTCTTGCGCCCCTCGGTGATGCCGCGCCGGACGACGTCCAGGTGCCGATCGAGCAGGACGAAGTCCGCGGCCTCCTTGGCCACGTCCGCGGCCTTCTCGACGGAGATGCTCGTGTCGGCCGCGTGCATCGCGGGCGCGTCGTTCACTCCATCCCCCATGAAGCCGACCACATGGCCCCTCTTCTTCAAGGCGAGGATGATCCGCTCCTTCTGTGTCGGATCCACCTCCACGAAGAGGTCTGTCAGCTCGGCCTGGTGCCACAGCGCCTCGTCGGTGAGCTGGTCGAGCCGCGCTCCCGTGAGCACCCGGCCGGAGCCGAGGCCCACCTCCCTGGCAACGTGCTCGGACACCCGCCGGCTGTCCCCAGTGATGAGCTTGATGCTGACGCCCACCCGGGAGAGCTCGAGAATGGCCTCGCGCGCTCCCTCCTTCGGCCGGTCGACGAAGGTCAG
Proteins encoded in this region:
- a CDS encoding cytochrome-c peroxidase, with product MRRLLLLSLVTCGLLACDARPTPDTAPPPEPASPPTAASPALERSPDEEAQAIFDATLALDESSANQPRLTPVERLGKLLFFDSRLSEPRGQPCAVCHGPSVGWTGPDQFVNATGGVYEGAVPGRFGNRKPPASAYATPSPVFHLEDSEGQVHFVGGNFWDGRATGERLGNPAADQAQGPFLNPVEQNNPSAAVVVAKVCHGPYVKLFRSLYGHDICQDVEEAYDAIALAIAAYEASPEVNAFTSKYDAWLAGRAELTPKELLGLELFENKGRCGQCHTSQPGPDGEPPLFTDFTYENLGVPRNLLNPWYWQSEFNPLGPFWVDYGLGEFLQTREEWGPYARENLGKVKVPTLRNVDKRPYPGFIKAYGHNGYFKSLESIVHFYNTRDVLPVCLSATSGTPGVDCWPPPEVGLNLNTTEMGDLGLTPEEESAIVAFLRTLSDGYFQP